The proteins below are encoded in one region of Fibrella aestuarina BUZ 2:
- a CDS encoding heavy-metal-associated domain-containing protein has protein sequence MNVLVFRTNMVCAGCRQTVGQALGTFGNAIRWTVDLDDCDRVLRVETTTISADVIRQAVGRAGFLCEELP, from the coding sequence ATGAACGTGTTAGTTTTCAGAACGAATATGGTTTGCGCAGGCTGCCGCCAAACGGTTGGGCAGGCGCTGGGTACGTTCGGCAACGCCATTCGCTGGACGGTCGATCTCGACGATTGCGACCGGGTGTTGCGGGTTGAAACGACCACCATTTCGGCCGACGTGATCCGTCAGGCTGTCGGCCGTGCGGGCTTTCTCTGCGAAGAGCTGCCTTGA
- a CDS encoding DUF3817 domain-containing protein: protein MFFTSPKFRLRVASFLEGTSLLVLLLVGVPMKHLYQQPAVVQAIGPIHGLLFVWYALTVIQAKTEYRWPLGKTLLALLASFVPGGTFYADYVIFRKLREQTQEP from the coding sequence ATGTTCTTTACCTCTCCCAAATTCCGTCTGCGGGTGGCCAGTTTCCTCGAAGGAACGTCGTTGCTGGTGCTGTTGCTGGTGGGCGTGCCCATGAAACACCTTTACCAGCAACCGGCTGTCGTGCAGGCGATTGGGCCCATTCACGGGTTGCTGTTTGTCTGGTATGCGCTCACCGTTATTCAGGCCAAAACCGAGTACCGCTGGCCGCTTGGCAAGACGTTGCTGGCGTTGCTCGCTTCGTTTGTGCCTGGCGGCACCTTCTACGCCGACTATGTGATTTTTCGGAAACTGCGCGAACAGACCCAGGAGCCATGA
- a CDS encoding helix-turn-helix domain-containing protein, with product MDPANDLFPPVSPRHARDRFLIRDDQWEHRFRPDFDQFIIASIAFARPVIKLPVPAARTGNHALFLLTDGSLDLTVGHQAYTMQPQQLAVVPAMQIFSIPAIGETAMGYMCFVGRDMLASATHNAAFDFLKLTSQPLITLTDAKTGFIDALFSRLAVEYYEAGASRTDLIGPYLQALLAEINRAYAGTLPTQTDAGDRLVQGFMDLLNAHDNRRVRVSDYADLLNVSPNHLNKVVKARTRQSPSVWIDQRRVLEAKVLLYQSALTVGQIAAELGFADQATFGKLFRRYAQTSPGAFRRMIDRNQFLPGMA from the coding sequence ATGGACCCAGCCAACGACCTGTTTCCACCAGTTAGCCCCCGCCACGCACGGGACCGTTTTCTGATCCGCGACGATCAATGGGAGCATCGATTCCGACCCGATTTCGACCAGTTTATCATTGCCTCGATTGCCTTCGCCCGGCCCGTGATCAAGCTTCCCGTTCCGGCAGCACGCACGGGCAACCACGCTTTATTTCTGCTCACCGACGGCTCCCTCGACCTGACGGTGGGGCACCAGGCTTATACGATGCAGCCGCAACAACTGGCCGTGGTTCCGGCGATGCAGATTTTCTCGATACCGGCCATTGGCGAAACGGCGATGGGGTATATGTGTTTTGTGGGACGGGATATGCTGGCCAGTGCCACCCACAACGCCGCCTTTGATTTTCTGAAGCTAACCAGCCAACCACTCATTACGCTGACCGACGCCAAAACCGGATTCATCGACGCGCTATTCAGCCGGCTGGCCGTCGAATACTACGAAGCGGGCGCCAGCCGAACCGACCTCATTGGGCCGTACCTGCAGGCGTTACTGGCCGAGATAAACCGGGCGTATGCCGGTACGTTGCCAACACAAACCGACGCGGGCGACCGGCTAGTGCAGGGCTTTATGGACCTACTCAATGCCCATGACAACCGGCGGGTTCGGGTGAGCGATTACGCCGATCTGCTCAACGTGAGCCCTAACCACCTGAACAAAGTGGTGAAGGCACGTACCCGGCAGTCGCCCTCGGTCTGGATTGATCAACGGCGGGTGCTGGAAGCCAAAGTTCTGCTCTACCAGTCGGCCCTGACGGTGGGGCAGATTGCCGCTGAACTAGGCTTTGCTGACCAGGCCACGTTTGGCAAACTCTTCCGGCGTTACGCGCAGACCAGTCCAGGCGCATTCCGAAGAATGATTGATAGAAACCAATTTCTGCCGGGTATGGCCTAA
- a CDS encoding DUF2141 domain-containing protein, with protein sequence MKTLLYTIALLIAALFVHRPLLAQNSTYKLTITIPNISQRMGTMHVGLIIKPEHFMGKSDLDTAVVVPADGPLTIVIPNLKPGQYAIQLYQDLNNNNVMDRAGMMPTEPFGFSNIAMLMGPPSFEQAAFEIKDDTEIRVRLLGN encoded by the coding sequence ATGAAAACCCTACTGTACACCATCGCCCTGTTGATTGCCGCCCTGTTTGTGCATCGCCCGCTGCTGGCTCAGAACAGCACCTACAAACTCACCATTACTATTCCGAACATCAGCCAGCGAATGGGGACGATGCACGTCGGGCTGATTATAAAGCCCGAACACTTTATGGGCAAATCGGACCTTGACACGGCGGTGGTGGTGCCTGCCGACGGCCCGCTGACGATCGTGATACCAAATTTGAAGCCGGGCCAATACGCCATCCAGCTTTATCAGGACCTGAACAACAACAACGTGATGGACCGCGCAGGGATGATGCCTACCGAACCGTTCGGGTTCTCCAACATTGCCATGCTGATGGGCCCGCCTTCGTTTGAGCAGGCTGCTTTCGAGATAAAAGACGATACGGAAATTCGCGTACGGCTGCTGGGTAATTAG
- a CDS encoding gluconokinase, whose product MLLLGVDIGTTNLKALAIDTETGQPIAQATRPVTTLVPKPGWAEQDPNAIWHLVGEVIGECLTELGPQASKVAGVCFSTAMHSLLAVDDTGRPLTNALIWSDNRASREALAIRTSHAEVTKALNVPVHPMLPLCKLAWFSAHNPRLLKRAVRWLSIKEYVWWKLTGRYEIDYAMAGATGLFNNAKRTWLAPALAVANVRADQLSTPVNTTHTVAYAPKAGSPALFATDTPLIIGASDGCLANLGAGAIEPGVTTITIGTSGAVRRTSSRPVGDDRLFSYLLHARDATEPDRYVVGGPTNNGANVLEWLSEKLIQHDTPTVLTEAATVPPGADGLLFRPYLQGERAPLWDASVRGSYHHVDWLHTRAHFARAALEGVLFNLRRTELLLARNAGPTRVIHANGGFAQSAFWVQMMADIFNVPVRLNASNESGAIGAVKLAQFALASTTRKPLSLTDLAATTEFGHTFQPNSEAAALYRKQYKRFEELGE is encoded by the coding sequence ATGCTGTTACTTGGCGTCGACATCGGCACGACCAATCTGAAAGCGCTGGCGATTGATACCGAAACGGGCCAACCCATTGCGCAGGCCACCCGGCCCGTAACGACGCTGGTGCCCAAACCCGGCTGGGCCGAACAGGACCCCAACGCCATCTGGCACTTGGTTGGCGAGGTCATTGGCGAATGCCTGACCGAACTGGGACCGCAGGCGAGCAAGGTGGCCGGGGTTTGTTTCAGCACGGCCATGCACAGCCTGCTGGCCGTTGATGATACGGGCCGCCCCCTTACCAACGCGCTGATCTGGTCGGATAACCGGGCCAGCCGCGAAGCCCTCGCCATCCGCACGAGCCATGCCGAGGTAACCAAAGCGCTGAACGTACCTGTGCACCCGATGTTGCCGCTCTGTAAGCTGGCCTGGTTCAGCGCGCACAACCCGCGCCTGCTGAAACGCGCGGTCCGCTGGCTGTCGATCAAAGAATATGTATGGTGGAAACTGACGGGCCGCTACGAAATCGACTACGCGATGGCGGGCGCGACGGGCCTGTTCAACAACGCCAAACGTACCTGGCTGGCTCCTGCGCTGGCCGTCGCTAACGTCCGCGCCGATCAGCTTTCTACGCCCGTCAACACCACGCATACCGTTGCCTATGCCCCAAAAGCAGGTAGTCCGGCCCTTTTCGCGACCGATACGCCCCTCATTATTGGTGCTTCCGACGGCTGTTTGGCCAACCTGGGGGCAGGTGCTATCGAGCCGGGCGTAACCACCATTACCATTGGTACCAGCGGCGCCGTCCGCCGAACGAGTTCCCGGCCTGTGGGCGACGACCGCCTGTTTTCCTATCTGCTCCACGCCCGCGATGCCACCGAGCCTGACCGGTATGTGGTCGGCGGCCCTACCAACAACGGCGCCAACGTGCTCGAATGGTTGTCGGAAAAACTCATTCAGCACGATACCCCGACGGTGCTGACCGAAGCCGCCACCGTGCCGCCGGGCGCCGATGGTCTGCTGTTCCGGCCCTATTTGCAGGGCGAACGCGCTCCTCTCTGGGATGCCAGCGTGCGCGGCAGCTATCACCACGTCGACTGGCTACACACGCGGGCGCACTTTGCCCGGGCGGCGCTGGAAGGGGTGCTGTTCAACCTGCGCCGCACCGAACTGCTGCTGGCCCGCAATGCCGGCCCAACGCGGGTGATTCATGCCAACGGCGGTTTTGCCCAGTCGGCATTCTGGGTGCAGATGATGGCCGACATCTTCAATGTGCCGGTGCGGCTCAACGCCAGCAACGAGAGCGGGGCCATCGGTGCGGTCAAACTCGCTCAGTTTGCGCTGGCCAGTACCACCCGTAAACCACTATCCTTGACCGATTTGGCCGCAACAACCGAATTTGGTCATACCTTCCAGCCTAATTCCGAGGCCGCCGCCTTGTATCGGAAGCAATACAAACGCTTCGAGGAGCTGGGCGAGTAA
- a CDS encoding DUF4230 domain-containing protein: MDFLNTLLLLTVGGAGGVGLSLWLRRKPANTVTDVRHESTLLLERIEKVFKVVMAEGYFSEIYNYQDQRTILYVFNDPKKAMIIAKSKVLVGFDFQKVRFRQVQTGEKTLIVEAFPGPEILSIDTDYKFYDIQAGIFNHFSSEAYTSILEEAKQVMHERAMQSDLPRIANNQIQYMMFQLAASMGWTLQLPEADQRRIELLDEGKALPPGETTESA, translated from the coding sequence ATGGACTTTCTGAACACCTTACTGTTACTGACCGTCGGCGGAGCCGGTGGTGTTGGCTTGAGTCTATGGTTGCGCCGAAAGCCAGCCAACACCGTTACCGACGTTCGGCACGAGTCGACGCTGCTGCTCGAACGCATCGAGAAAGTATTCAAAGTCGTGATGGCCGAGGGCTATTTCTCGGAGATCTACAACTACCAGGATCAGCGGACGATCCTGTACGTGTTCAACGATCCCAAAAAGGCCATGATCATCGCCAAATCGAAAGTGCTGGTGGGGTTCGATTTTCAGAAAGTGCGGTTCCGGCAGGTGCAGACTGGCGAGAAAACGCTGATCGTCGAAGCATTTCCCGGGCCCGAAATCTTGTCGATCGATACCGATTATAAGTTTTACGACATTCAGGCGGGCATCTTCAACCATTTCAGCAGCGAAGCCTACACCAGCATTCTGGAAGAAGCCAAGCAGGTCATGCACGAACGCGCCATGCAGAGCGATCTGCCCCGCATCGCTAATAATCAGATTCAATACATGATGTTCCAACTGGCCGCGTCGATGGGCTGGACGCTCCAGCTTCCGGAAGCCGATCAGCGCCGGATCGAACTGCTGGACGAAGGCAAAGCCCTGCCCCCCGGCGAAACCACCGAATCGGCTTGA